A section of the Spirosoma pollinicola genome encodes:
- a CDS encoding AMP-binding protein codes for MNTGFRERWFQLAERFANQVAISHAGRQVTYGQLAQQANAVARRLTELTFRDSCIPILLTCPVDHIATLLGIVQSGNYYYSINPERASAINPILNSVGAVALISTADLVQAAQLPESVVLIQPHMLQPQPSGADKVVIEPTTPFCLFTTSGTTGQPKQVIHSHQSVLTDTDRQILDNQIGPADRIDLLFSLEFSASLACLFPAMLTGATLAIHNLKKEGVLSVPSFWQREQISFSTLSVSSFRLLLKSPFDFKTLDKLRFLSIGAEPVNQQDIEEFQVKFGPQTILQVAYATTETRTITEHKIRTDTNWRSTLHSVGKSVTGRTVRIRNETGDWLEPGQVGEIVVQAMGIPDAYANNPMASQRAYQRQANGLVSYATGDLGYLDNAGHLFWCGRTDFMIKKNGQKINLLELEDVLRQAPGIGEAAVVSDMNSAAQPLIRAFFRPDSPVDLATVKRWMAERLPTFMLPDTYQSIVELPRTRTGKLDRSSLLDQYPILLHRDGLALPNSFDNSLVDHIKMIWAQKLNYVDTIADYDDFFRDLGGDSLTAEACLATLEAHVGKPLPMQLAFSYPTPQALASFITTPAETGVQCISLNQPVADRPNIYFIPPLSGDKRIYQWLEEALSDEANLYCLYFSSFTDSGLLRRLPELCDSMARLIDTSAPNILIGYSFGGILAYEVALRLDKQSPRHPLSRLVLVDTPLYKRYPFAQVVVQDFKRGWHKLQRVFEARESFNWSENLRQLFFRYSGRLKASAPLQPTSDWQQKAEFAAQTYSQQIVIDTPVQRSIVLFRAADTSFYERDIKPDYTWQTYTSVGVEEHLLAGDHYQVLNQVNSELVVHVLLQVLAKTYTVSS; via the coding sequence AGCTGGCTCAACAGGCCAATGCGGTGGCGCGTCGGCTGACAGAATTGACGTTTCGCGATTCGTGCATTCCAATACTGCTCACCTGTCCTGTTGACCACATTGCAACCCTGTTGGGCATAGTCCAATCCGGCAACTATTATTATTCGATTAATCCGGAACGGGCGTCGGCGATCAACCCGATACTCAACAGTGTTGGTGCTGTAGCGCTCATTAGCACGGCGGATTTAGTGCAGGCCGCCCAGCTACCCGAATCAGTAGTGCTTATTCAACCACACATGCTGCAACCCCAGCCATCCGGGGCTGACAAGGTTGTCATTGAGCCGACGACGCCGTTCTGTTTGTTCACCACCTCAGGAACCACGGGCCAACCCAAACAGGTGATTCATTCACACCAGAGCGTGTTAACGGATACGGATCGACAGATTCTGGATAATCAGATCGGCCCTGCTGATCGTATTGATCTATTGTTCTCTCTCGAATTTAGTGCCTCACTAGCTTGCCTTTTCCCGGCTATGCTAACAGGCGCTACGCTGGCTATTCACAACCTCAAAAAAGAAGGCGTATTATCCGTACCTTCCTTTTGGCAACGGGAACAGATCAGTTTCAGCACCCTGTCAGTCAGTTCGTTTCGGTTGCTGCTAAAAAGTCCATTCGATTTTAAAACCCTCGACAAGCTTCGTTTTCTGTCGATTGGGGCCGAACCCGTAAATCAACAGGATATTGAGGAATTTCAGGTGAAATTTGGTCCCCAAACCATTCTTCAGGTCGCCTACGCCACCACCGAGACCCGCACCATCACCGAACATAAAATACGGACGGATACCAACTGGCGTTCTACACTACATTCTGTCGGCAAGTCCGTTACCGGGCGCACTGTTCGCATCCGCAATGAAACGGGCGATTGGCTTGAGCCTGGACAAGTGGGCGAAATCGTTGTCCAGGCAATGGGCATTCCTGATGCTTACGCCAATAACCCAATGGCCAGCCAGCGGGCCTACCAACGACAGGCTAATGGGTTGGTTAGCTACGCGACAGGTGACCTGGGTTATCTCGACAACGCGGGTCACTTATTCTGGTGTGGGCGTACCGACTTTATGATCAAGAAAAACGGGCAGAAAATTAATTTGCTTGAGTTGGAAGATGTGCTTCGCCAGGCACCTGGCATTGGCGAAGCGGCCGTAGTGAGTGATATGAACTCAGCTGCTCAGCCACTTATTCGGGCCTTTTTCCGTCCAGACTCGCCTGTTGATCTAGCAACAGTGAAACGTTGGATGGCGGAGCGGTTGCCCACGTTTATGCTTCCTGATACCTATCAGTCTATCGTGGAATTACCGCGCACCCGTACTGGTAAACTTGACCGGTCCAGTCTGCTTGATCAGTATCCAATTCTCCTCCATCGCGATGGCTTAGCTCTACCAAACTCCTTCGATAACTCGCTGGTAGATCATATCAAGATGATTTGGGCCCAAAAGTTAAACTACGTGGATACGATAGCCGATTATGATGATTTTTTTCGAGACCTAGGGGGCGACTCTCTCACGGCTGAGGCCTGTCTGGCTACCCTTGAAGCGCATGTAGGTAAGCCTTTGCCCATGCAATTGGCCTTTTCCTACCCTACACCCCAGGCCCTGGCTTCATTTATTACGACGCCCGCTGAAACAGGCGTTCAGTGTATTTCGCTAAACCAACCGGTTGCAGATCGACCCAATATCTATTTTATACCACCCCTTTCGGGTGACAAACGGATTTACCAATGGCTGGAAGAGGCTCTAAGCGATGAGGCCAACTTATACTGTCTTTACTTCTCTTCTTTCACCGACAGTGGGCTTCTGAGGAGATTACCTGAGCTATGTGATTCAATGGCCCGGTTGATCGATACCTCCGCCCCAAATATATTAATCGGGTATTCCTTTGGCGGCATCCTGGCCTATGAAGTCGCGTTAAGGCTGGATAAGCAGTCACCCAGGCATCCCCTAAGTCGCCTGGTACTGGTCGACACGCCTTTATACAAACGGTATCCTTTTGCTCAGGTTGTTGTGCAGGATTTTAAACGCGGTTGGCATAAGCTTCAGCGGGTCTTTGAAGCCCGCGAATCGTTCAATTGGTCAGAGAATTTACGTCAGCTATTTTTTCGATACTCCGGTCGATTGAAAGCTTCGGCTCCCCTACAGCCAACATCCGATTGGCAACAGAAAGCCGAATTTGCAGCCCAGACATACAGCCAACAGATAGTTATAGATACCCCTGTTCAACGGTCCATTGTACTGTTCAGGGCTGCCGACACGTCTTTTTACGAGCGGGATATCAAGCCCGACTATACATGGCAGACTTACACAAGCGTTGGGGTAGAGGAGCATTTGTTGGCAGGCGATCACTACCAGGTGCTGAATCAAGTCAACAGTGAGCTTGTTGTCCATGTCCTTTTGCAAGTTTTAGCTAAGACGTATACGGTCTCAAGCTAA
- a CDS encoding dihydroorotase gives MSKLLIRNARLVNEGQVVETDVLIENGFISQIKSGLSDSGVTRIIDAKGTYLLPGVIDDQVHFREPGLTHKATIGSEARAAVAGGVTSFMEMPNTVPNALTQELLAQKYDIAANSSLANYSFFMGASNNNLDEVLRTNTADVCGIKVFMGSSTGNMLVDNEQVLDRLFRESPMLIATHCEDEATIRANTEHYKAEYGDYATAGLHPLIRNEQACLISSSMAVELARRHNTRLHILHISTADELALFDNKLPLTEKRITAEVCVHHLWFDSEDYARLGNLIKCNPAIKAPYHKEALLAGLLDDKLDIIATDHAPHTWAEKQQHYWQAPSGLPLVQHPLLLMLDFVKQGKLSIETLVRKMCHAPADCFQIDRRGYVREGYWADLVLVDPALSMTVSKENIQYQCGWSPLEGHTFGSTVTHTIISGKLAYENGQFATDQPGVRLLFSR, from the coding sequence ATGAGTAAACTCCTGATTCGTAACGCCCGGCTTGTAAACGAAGGGCAGGTTGTTGAGACCGATGTCCTGATCGAAAACGGTTTTATTTCTCAAATCAAGTCGGGCCTTTCTGACTCAGGTGTTACCCGGATTATCGACGCAAAGGGGACGTATCTGTTACCGGGTGTTATTGACGACCAGGTGCATTTTCGGGAGCCCGGCCTGACGCATAAAGCCACTATTGGTTCCGAAGCACGAGCCGCTGTGGCAGGGGGTGTGACCAGCTTTATGGAAATGCCCAACACCGTTCCCAACGCCCTGACGCAGGAATTACTGGCTCAGAAATACGACATTGCCGCCAATAGCTCGCTGGCTAACTACTCATTTTTTATGGGGGCATCGAACAATAATCTCGACGAAGTTCTCCGAACGAATACAGCCGACGTTTGCGGTATCAAGGTGTTCATGGGCTCATCGACGGGAAATATGCTGGTAGATAATGAGCAGGTACTGGATCGACTGTTCCGGGAAAGCCCGATGCTCATTGCTACCCACTGCGAAGATGAAGCCACCATCCGTGCCAATACGGAACATTATAAAGCAGAATATGGCGACTATGCAACAGCGGGTCTTCACCCGTTGATCCGCAATGAACAGGCATGTCTGATATCATCCTCGATGGCGGTTGAGCTGGCCCGGCGGCACAATACCCGGCTACACATCCTGCACATTTCGACCGCCGACGAACTGGCGTTGTTCGACAATAAACTGCCCCTTACTGAAAAACGCATTACGGCTGAAGTTTGCGTGCATCACCTCTGGTTCGATAGCGAGGACTATGCCCGCCTGGGCAACCTAATCAAGTGCAACCCGGCCATTAAAGCGCCTTATCATAAAGAGGCTCTACTGGCAGGATTATTGGACGATAAGCTCGATATTATTGCTACCGACCACGCCCCACACACCTGGGCCGAAAAGCAACAGCACTATTGGCAGGCTCCATCGGGTTTACCGCTGGTACAACATCCGCTTTTGCTGATGCTCGATTTTGTGAAGCAGGGAAAACTCTCAATAGAAACACTTGTGCGTAAAATGTGCCATGCGCCTGCCGACTGTTTTCAGATAGATCGACGGGGTTATGTGCGCGAAGGCTACTGGGCTGACCTTGTTCTGGTCGACCCAGCGCTGTCGATGACAGTTTCTAAGGAAAACATTCAGTATCAGTGTGGTTGGTCGCCGTTGGAGGGCCATACATTTGGTTCTACCGTAACACACACAATTATTTCGGGTAAGCTCGCCTATGAAAACGGCCAATTTGCGACTGATCAGCCGGGCGTACGGCTACTCTTTTCGCGGTAG
- the hemB gene encoding porphobilinogen synthase — MNIIRRPRRNRQSAVIRDMVQETRLSVTDFIFPVFIMEGQNIRSEVSSMPGIYRYSLDLLLHEIQECVDLGVKTFDLFPNISEAKKDKYATESYNPDGLYMQAIRAIKDRFPEVMIMTDVAMDPYSSDGHDGIVENGRILNDPTLDVLGKMALAQAQAGANIVGPSDMMDGRVGYLRQMLDEGGFHDVAIMSYAAKYASAFYGPFRDALDSAPKFGDKKTYQMNPANSREALIEAQLDYEEGADFLMVKPALAYLDIIKLLDDNFHLPIAAYNVSGEYAMIKAAAQNGWLDGERAMMESLMAIKRAGANVILTYFAKEAARLLTS; from the coding sequence ATGAACATAATACGTCGCCCGCGTCGGAATCGCCAATCGGCGGTTATCCGTGATATGGTGCAGGAAACCCGCCTGTCGGTTACTGATTTTATTTTTCCGGTTTTCATCATGGAAGGCCAGAACATTCGGTCTGAAGTCTCGTCTATGCCGGGCATTTATCGGTATTCGCTTGATTTACTGCTACATGAAATTCAGGAATGCGTTGACCTTGGGGTTAAAACGTTCGATCTATTCCCTAATATTTCTGAAGCGAAAAAGGACAAATACGCTACCGAAAGTTATAATCCCGACGGTCTGTATATGCAGGCCATCCGGGCTATTAAAGACCGTTTCCCCGAGGTGATGATCATGACCGATGTAGCTATGGATCCTTATAGTTCAGATGGTCATGATGGCATTGTGGAAAATGGCAGGATTCTAAACGACCCAACGCTGGACGTGCTGGGTAAAATGGCACTGGCGCAGGCGCAGGCCGGGGCCAATATCGTTGGGCCGTCTGATATGATGGACGGGCGCGTTGGCTACCTTCGGCAAATGTTGGACGAAGGCGGTTTCCATGACGTAGCCATTATGTCGTATGCCGCAAAGTATGCCAGTGCTTTCTATGGCCCTTTTCGGGACGCCCTCGATTCGGCACCGAAATTTGGTGATAAAAAAACCTATCAGATGAACCCTGCCAACAGCCGGGAAGCGCTAATCGAAGCTCAGCTCGATTACGAAGAAGGAGCTGATTTTCTGATGGTAAAACCCGCATTGGCTTATCTGGATATTATAAAGCTGCTGGACGATAATTTTCATCTGCCTATTGCGGCCTACAATGTCAGTGGTGAGTACGCTATGATTAAGGCGGCTGCCCAAAACGGCTGGCTCGATGGCGAACGCGCTATGATGGAATCGCTGATGGCCATTAAGCGAGCCGGAGCCAATGTTATTTTGACATACTTCGCGAAAGAAGCAGCCAGATTATTGACTAGCTAG
- a CDS encoding response regulator transcription factor: MPAILLVEDDPNLGQLVQEYLNMKGYTTDRATDGNQGLQLFMAGQYDLCIFDVMMPKKDGFTLAKEVRMDHRDVPIIFLTAKSMQEDTIQGFKAGADDYMTKPFSMEELLLRIQAILRRYQRSTESVEATTYKIGSFSFDYPHQLLSRTANEPLADATELAPQKLTSKESELLKLLAQNLNQPVSRSFALKMVWGDDSYFNARSMDVYVTKLRKYLREDPAVQLVNVHGEGFKLIV; this comes from the coding sequence ATGCCAGCCATTCTACTTGTTGAAGACGACCCTAATCTGGGGCAATTAGTACAGGAATACCTGAACATGAAAGGGTATACCACCGACCGGGCTACCGACGGAAATCAGGGGCTACAGCTATTTATGGCGGGTCAGTATGATCTCTGTATTTTTGATGTGATGATGCCCAAGAAAGACGGCTTCACTTTGGCGAAAGAAGTTCGGATGGATCATCGGGACGTACCCATTATTTTCCTGACCGCCAAGTCCATGCAGGAAGATACCATTCAGGGCTTTAAGGCTGGTGCTGACGATTACATGACCAAGCCTTTCAGCATGGAAGAACTATTGCTCAGGATTCAGGCCATTCTTCGTCGCTATCAGCGCTCAACCGAATCGGTAGAGGCCACTACCTATAAAATTGGCTCGTTCTCCTTCGATTATCCGCATCAACTTCTTTCCCGAACTGCCAATGAACCGTTGGCCGATGCCACAGAATTGGCGCCACAGAAACTAACCAGTAAGGAATCGGAGTTATTAAAATTGCTGGCACAGAACCTGAATCAACCGGTTAGCCGTAGTTTTGCCTTGAAAATGGTTTGGGGTGATGATTCTTATTTCAACGCCCGAAGCATGGACGTGTATGTAACAAAACTGCGCAAATACCTGCGGGAAGATCCCGCTGTTCAGCTTGTTAATGTGCACGGCGAAGGATTTAAACTGATAGTGTAG
- a CDS encoding sensor histidine kinase, with amino-acid sequence MSKQRIRWIVALMAIGLLGLVGLQLYGISSALHLQEEQFAYKVTDALQEVVRTLERQEIVYLTKQRVQAREQQNRLMAIAKKEGKSGAKATGEAPLVGTQSLQPVQQKVPRFSTPNQLAHRQPIPSGLAPVGTVVVQSDVLHPIVRPLSAEQMAVVEEFFRQQDELMAVGDWQTQLAQQQQFDHWVENVLNTELSRINSQVRQDSAAQAAKNRLRRVAQRRKNQLDNLLPSTKPGLLTGPASMSQHRAEEQSHMIKDVLKGLLLSDRPIEDRVNRLALDTLLRQSLVERGINIPFAYAVRTRQRPRFLFTSMGIEAQQFDANGYKAALFPNNLLETGNYVYVYFPTQQEFILSRLGFTFGASVVLILVILACFYIAISTIVRQKKLADIKNDFINNMTHEFKTPISTISLAVEMAQEQLRSESSVRRSAGLANVSSGGGGSQSGFPGMPDHGMPDYGLPDHDMQDPGLPEPSLSDSRLTRYMSIIRDETRRLGSHVEKVLQMALLDRGEIKLNITSVNIHDVIEKVLNNLSLQIEQRGGEVDLTFDADREVVEADELHLTNIVYNLLDNALKYSPDKPHITISTRSIPEGSASSGITASGGVGITVTDQGLGMSKEQTSRIFEKFYRVPTGNRHDVKGFGLGLSYVKKMVDEHHGQIMVESHLGKGSSFDVIIPYTQTRE; translated from the coding sequence ATGTCAAAACAACGCATACGCTGGATTGTCGCACTAATGGCCATTGGGCTTCTGGGACTGGTAGGGCTCCAACTCTATGGGATCAGCAGTGCGTTGCACTTACAGGAAGAACAGTTTGCCTACAAAGTGACAGATGCCCTGCAAGAGGTTGTTCGAACACTGGAGCGGCAGGAAATTGTTTATCTGACAAAACAGCGCGTTCAGGCCCGGGAACAGCAAAATCGGTTAATGGCTATCGCCAAGAAGGAAGGCAAATCGGGGGCGAAGGCTACTGGCGAAGCGCCACTTGTTGGTACGCAATCATTACAACCCGTTCAACAGAAAGTGCCCCGCTTCTCAACACCCAACCAACTGGCTCATCGGCAACCAATACCGTCTGGCCTGGCTCCTGTTGGTACGGTCGTCGTTCAGTCTGATGTGTTACACCCCATTGTACGCCCCCTTTCGGCCGAACAAATGGCCGTTGTTGAAGAGTTTTTTCGTCAGCAGGATGAATTAATGGCAGTTGGCGACTGGCAAACGCAACTGGCGCAACAGCAGCAGTTCGATCACTGGGTTGAGAACGTACTGAATACAGAACTGAGCCGTATCAACAGCCAGGTAAGGCAGGACTCTGCAGCTCAGGCGGCTAAAAACAGGCTCCGCCGTGTAGCTCAACGCCGGAAAAATCAGCTTGATAATCTGCTGCCGTCAACTAAACCGGGTTTACTGACAGGGCCGGCCAGTATGAGCCAGCACCGCGCCGAAGAGCAGTCGCATATGATAAAAGATGTGCTTAAGGGCTTGCTACTGTCCGATAGGCCTATTGAAGATCGGGTGAACAGACTGGCACTCGATACATTACTTCGGCAGTCGCTGGTGGAACGGGGCATCAATATCCCCTTTGCCTACGCCGTTCGGACTCGTCAACGACCTCGATTCTTGTTTACATCTATGGGTATAGAGGCTCAGCAGTTTGACGCCAATGGCTATAAAGCGGCCCTTTTTCCAAACAATCTGCTCGAAACCGGCAACTATGTCTATGTCTATTTCCCAACCCAGCAGGAATTTATTCTGAGCCGGTTAGGCTTTACATTCGGTGCGTCGGTGGTGTTGATTCTGGTTATTCTGGCGTGTTTTTATATCGCGATCAGTACGATCGTCAGGCAGAAAAAACTGGCGGATATCAAGAATGACTTTATCAATAACATGACCCATGAGTTCAAAACGCCGATTTCAACGATTTCGCTCGCTGTTGAAATGGCGCAGGAACAATTGCGTTCAGAAAGTTCGGTTCGCCGTTCAGCTGGTTTGGCGAACGTGTCGTCTGGTGGAGGTGGGTCTCAATCTGGCTTTCCCGGAATGCCGGACCACGGAATGCCGGACTACGGATTGCCGGACCACGATATGCAAGACCCCGGACTGCCGGAACCGAGCCTGTCTGATTCCCGCTTAACTCGATACATGAGCATTATTCGGGATGAAACCCGGCGATTAGGTTCACATGTCGAAAAGGTTCTGCAAATGGCGTTGCTGGATCGGGGCGAAATCAAGCTTAATATAACGTCGGTCAACATACACGATGTTATCGAAAAAGTGCTCAACAACCTGAGTTTGCAAATAGAACAACGTGGTGGCGAGGTCGATCTTACGTTCGATGCCGACCGCGAAGTTGTTGAAGCTGATGAACTTCACCTGACTAACATTGTCTATAATCTGTTGGACAACGCGCTAAAATATTCGCCCGATAAGCCACATATTACAATAAGTACGCGTAGTATTCCGGAGGGGTCAGCTTCCTCGGGCATCACCGCATCCGGGGGTGTTGGCATTACTGTAACCGATCAGGGGTTGGGCATGAGCAAGGAGCAAACGAGTCGAATTTTTGAGAAATTTTACCGGGTACCAACCGGCAATCGGCACGATGTGAAAGGTTTTGGCCTGGGCCTTAGTTACGTAAAGAAAATGGTCGACGAACATCACGGCCAAATAATGGTCGAAAGCCATCTCGGCAAAGGCAGCTCCTTTGACGTCATTATACCTTATACACAAACGAGGGAATGA
- a CDS encoding T9SS type A sorting domain-containing protein: MKKTVFAGYQFASTLLLVAAFSGAAVAQKQTSPTPKADKGEVNVRIIERNGDDVREIERTYHMDGMNDPQRDQMVMKLVDSLKAARKDGGKRQMTIIIDDNNGDRTVKRERITPNKRRAPADAYAQRNKLPRGNNDQDFWNNQSWRYEFRRGADSLTDQLNRLKFQVPRDFDRQLVRPFEDWARNFNGKASTIRGLDAYPNNPDRDQLNVRFTAPTKGDVSIVVTNTKGKEVAKRDIKDFSGEFVGQIDLGKKAQGTYFITVTQNEDGAVKRIVVE, encoded by the coding sequence ATGAAAAAAACAGTTTTTGCCGGATACCAGTTCGCATCGACCCTGCTGCTGGTGGCTGCCTTCAGTGGAGCTGCCGTAGCGCAGAAACAGACCAGTCCAACTCCCAAAGCCGATAAAGGCGAGGTAAACGTTCGGATAATTGAACGAAATGGGGATGACGTTCGGGAAATCGAACGTACCTATCATATGGATGGTATGAATGATCCTCAACGCGACCAGATGGTCATGAAGTTAGTGGATTCGCTTAAAGCCGCTCGTAAGGATGGCGGTAAACGCCAGATGACAATTATCATTGATGATAACAATGGCGACAGAACCGTAAAAAGGGAACGCATAACCCCTAACAAACGACGTGCCCCGGCAGACGCATATGCACAGCGCAACAAACTTCCCAGAGGCAATAACGACCAGGATTTCTGGAACAATCAATCATGGCGGTATGAGTTTCGGCGCGGAGCCGACTCACTGACCGATCAACTTAATCGGCTTAAATTTCAGGTACCGAGAGATTTCGACCGGCAATTGGTTCGGCCGTTTGAAGACTGGGCACGAAATTTCAACGGAAAAGCATCAACCATTCGCGGCCTGGACGCGTACCCGAACAACCCCGACCGTGACCAGTTGAACGTTCGTTTTACAGCCCCCACCAAAGGCGATGTGAGTATTGTGGTAACAAACACTAAAGGAAAAGAAGTCGCCAAACGTGATATCAAAGACTTCTCGGGCGAGTTTGTCGGTCAAATCGATCTGGGCAAAAAGGCGCAGGGCACCTATTTTATTACTGTTACCCAGAACGAAGACGGTGCGGTAAAACGGATTGTTGTAGAATAG
- a CDS encoding N-6 DNA methylase, translated as MPGRLRIPLRLSGPFAIVRIGVVLPHGTLFRGGAEGSIREKLLEGSIREKLLEDDLVAS; from the coding sequence ATGCCCGGGCGGCTAAGGATTCCATTGCGGCTAAGCGGTCCATTCGCAATCGTGCGCATAGGCGTGGTGCTGCCCCACGGTACGTTGTTTCGGGGTGGTGCGGAAGGAAGCATTCGCGAGAAACTGCTGGAAGGAAGCATTCGCGAGAAACTGCTGGAAGATGACCTCGTGGCTAGCTAG
- a CDS encoding helix-turn-helix domain-containing protein: MSRPKRCISLSDTEKLTLQEAIKNHPKYEFRRACQALLWSHKGFSAKEVAGHTEVSQHSVGKWLSAWQELGLVGLMRQKGQGRKPQKTPS, encoded by the coding sequence ATGAGCCGACCAAAACGCTGCATCTCCTTGTCTGACACCGAGAAACTTACTTTACAGGAAGCCATCAAAAACCACCCTAAGTACGAGTTTAGACGGGCTTGTCAAGCATTACTTTGGAGTCATAAAGGCTTCTCGGCCAAAGAGGTAGCAGGCCACACCGAAGTCTCCCAGCATTCGGTTGGCAAGTGGCTTTCTGCCTGGCAAGAACTGGGTTTGGTCGGGCTCATGCGCCAAAAAGGGCAAGGCAGAAAACCCCAGAAAACCCCTAGCTAG
- a CDS encoding AAA family ATPase, producing the protein MLKVLTGEQLIKGSSVDIPKLVDPLLPKVGVASLAGSSDTGKSTMLQQLASAIVVGENNFLGFQLNATHNNVIYLSTEDDPAAVGARLIKQSEGNYEADQLVSLRFIFEYENLIDDLDKELLRQKADCVIIDAFADVFGDNDINQVSKVRSFINKFNELALKHQCLFLILHHIGKRTESLAPSKDSLIGSQGFEAKMRVVLFLQKDPKDSTLRHLSIVKGK; encoded by the coding sequence ATGCTAAAAGTATTAACAGGAGAACAACTAATTAAGGGTAGCTCAGTTGATATTCCAAAATTAGTTGACCCCCTTCTCCCTAAGGTTGGTGTAGCCAGTTTAGCAGGTAGCTCAGATACTGGCAAAAGTACAATGCTTCAACAACTTGCATCAGCCATTGTTGTTGGGGAAAATAACTTTCTTGGATTTCAGTTAAATGCTACACACAACAATGTAATTTATCTATCTACGGAGGATGACCCTGCTGCCGTAGGAGCGAGATTAATCAAACAGAGTGAGGGTAACTATGAAGCTGATCAGTTAGTCAGTTTACGTTTTATTTTCGAGTATGAAAATTTGATTGATGATTTGGACAAAGAACTTCTAAGACAAAAGGCGGATTGCGTCATTATAGATGCTTTTGCAGATGTATTTGGAGACAATGATATAAATCAAGTAAGTAAAGTAAGAAGCTTCATAAATAAGTTTAACGAACTGGCCTTGAAGCATCAATGCCTATTTCTTATACTACATCACATAGGAAAAAGAACAGAAAGTCTAGCTCCCTCAAAAGACAGTTTAATTGGAAGTCAAGGCTTTGAAGCTAAAATGAGAGTTGTGCTGTTTTTACAGAAAGATCCCAAAGACTCTACCCTAAGACATCTCAGCATAGTGAAGGGTAAGTAA
- a CDS encoding MFS transporter: MKNSPRILTAWTFYDWANSVHSLVIVSSIFPVYFSATALNASGGPIINFLGMLVKNSVLFSYTISAAFLFTALLSPICSAIADYSGRKKTFMKAFCYTGAISCSLLYFFTKETTTFAIICFWLSLIGWSGSIVFYNSYLPDIATEDQYDRVSARGFSMGYLGSVLLMIVNLMVILKREWFGNISEALASRIAFLTVGLWWIGFAQIPFSRLPNGVRKGSNADREGNYLLNGFKELQQVWADLQKQPLAKRFLVSFFVYNMAVQTVMYVATIFGSDELRLPGQSLIITILLIQLVAIPGAYGFSRLSERIGNTYALMTAVLIWIFVCAGAYYVQTQSQFFVLAGVVGLVMGGIQSLSRSTYSKLIPATTDTASYFSFYDVTEKTSIVFGTLIYGLIEQLTGSMRNSILALLVLFIVGFVLLWRIPSQKVYHTRLENAEVL; the protein is encoded by the coding sequence TTGAAAAACTCCCCCCGCATCCTCACTGCCTGGACGTTTTATGACTGGGCCAACTCGGTTCACTCGCTGGTCATCGTATCGAGTATTTTCCCGGTCTATTTTTCGGCAACAGCGCTGAATGCCTCCGGCGGCCCTATCATTAATTTCCTGGGGATGTTGGTCAAGAATTCGGTGCTGTTTTCCTACACTATTTCGGCAGCGTTTTTATTTACGGCTCTCCTCTCGCCCATCTGCTCGGCTATAGCCGACTATAGTGGCCGCAAAAAAACATTCATGAAAGCCTTTTGCTACACAGGGGCTATCAGTTGCAGTTTGCTCTACTTTTTCACAAAAGAAACAACCACTTTCGCCATTATCTGCTTCTGGCTGAGTCTGATAGGCTGGAGTGGCAGTATTGTGTTTTATAATTCCTACCTCCCCGATATTGCCACCGAAGATCAATACGACCGAGTTAGTGCACGGGGGTTTTCGATGGGCTATCTTGGGAGTGTGTTGCTGATGATTGTCAATTTAATGGTCATCCTGAAACGCGAGTGGTTCGGCAATATTTCCGAAGCCCTGGCCTCCCGTATTGCCTTCCTGACGGTGGGTCTTTGGTGGATCGGGTTTGCACAAATTCCGTTTAGCCGCTTACCGAACGGCGTCCGAAAAGGGTCAAACGCTGACCGCGAGGGAAATTACCTGCTGAACGGATTCAAAGAATTACAGCAGGTTTGGGCAGACTTACAGAAACAGCCATTAGCCAAACGGTTCCTGGTTTCGTTTTTTGTTTACAACATGGCCGTTCAGACGGTGATGTATGTCGCAACGATTTTTGGGAGTGATGAATTAAGGCTACCGGGCCAAAGTCTCATCATAACCATTCTGCTGATTCAATTGGTGGCCATACCGGGCGCTTACGGCTTCTCCCGTTTGTCAGAGCGGATTGGAAACACGTATGCGCTCATGACAGCCGTGCTGATCTGGATTTTCGTGTGTGCAGGCGCTTACTATGTCCAAACCCAATCGCAGTTTTTTGTACTGGCGGGTGTGGTGGGCTTGGTGATGGGCGGGATTCAATCACTATCGCGGTCGACCTATTCCAAACTCATTCCGGCCACCACCGATACGGCCTCTTATTTTAGCTTCTACGACGTAACCGAGAAAACATCCATCGTTTTCGGCACCCTGATTTATGGCCTGATCGAACAGTTAACGGGGAGTATGCGAAATTCGATACTCGCTCTGTTAGTGCTGTTTATCGTAGGATTCGTGCTGTTGTGGCGCATTCCATCACAAAAAGTTTATCACACTCGTTTGGAGAACGCAGAAGTTTTGTAG